The Megalops cyprinoides isolate fMegCyp1 chromosome 19, fMegCyp1.pri, whole genome shotgun sequence genome has a window encoding:
- the LOC118795079 gene encoding hemoglobin cathodic subunit beta-like, which translates to MVEWSDTERSTIKSVWEKINIAEIGPQALARVLIVYPWTQRYFGAFGDLSSPTAIVGNPKVAAHGKVVLGALDKAVQNMDDIKNIYAKLSERHSEEFNVDPDNFRLLADCLTIIMATKFADDFNPEVQAIWQKFLAVVVSALSRQYY; encoded by the exons ATGGTTGAATGGTCAGATACTGAGCGGAGCACGATCAAAAGCGTCTGGGAAAAAATTAATATCGCTGAAATCGGACCCCAGGCTTTGGCAAG AGTTCTGATTGTGTACCCCTGGACTCAGCGGTACTTCGGGGCCTTCGGTGATCTGTCCAGCCCCACCGCCATCGTGGGCAACCCCAAAGTGGCTGCTCATGGCAAGGTCGTCCTGGGCGCCCTCGACAAGGCCGTCCAGAACATGGACGACATCAAGAACATCTACGCGAAGCTGAGTGAGCGGCATTCCGAGGAGTTCAACGTCGACCCCGACAACTTCAGG CTGCTGGCCGACTGCCTCACCATCATCATGGCCACCAAGTTTGCTGATGACTTCAATCCAGAAGTGCAGGCGATCTGGCAGAAGTTCCTGGCTGTCGTTGTGTCCGCCCTTAGCAGACAGTACTATTAG